The stretch of DNA TCCACCCAAGGCGCAGAAGGCACATAATACCTTAGGGGTGGCCAAGAATAATGAGATCAACCTAAAAAAGTGAGTAGCTGGGGGCAGGGGTTTGCTGCAAACTTATCCCATGGGGACAAGTAGTAGGGGCTTCCCTTGGGTGATGGAAGCTGAGCTAGATGCAGGAGGGAACTAGTAGATCTTCTATAAATGGCATCAGGTTGTGGCAGGAGAGggttaggttggatattagaaaaaatttcttccccaGAAGGGCTGtccaggcctggcacaggctgcccaggacagtTGTAGAGTCACCTTCCATGGAAGGATTTAAAAGTCATGTGGATGTGGCCcttgggacatggtttagtggtaggcatggcagtgctgggggaactGTTGTCCTCAGTAtctttaaaggtcttttccaacctaagtgGTTGTAGGAGTCTATGGGGATATTTCAGGGGTGGTTTTGCCCCTTCCTGAAGCAGCAAGAGTCTCTGGAAGGCCACTTTTCAGCCAAGAAATTTGGTCTTCTCCCAGCAATGATTTAtgctcttttccttcccaggtCAACGAAGAAAACTCCCccaacagctcctgcagagcccaaaGTGGATCCTGTGCCAGAGAAGCCGGTGTCTGTACAGGAACCGAAGCCCCCTGAGCAGAGGGTAGGgaccctgggctgcagcattgCCCCAGGCCCATCACAGCACCGCTCTGTGGCTGCCACCAGTGGTGCTCTGGGCCTTGGAGAGACTTCAGCCAGGGTGATGGaaagctggggaggggagagcaAAGTGCACCACCATCTTCCTTCAAGAATCATCCCCTGGGAAAGAGtggggcagggactgcagggtgatgaaggcaggtggaaaaggggtgtgcagaggagcagcagccttgCCCCAGCAAGGTGACTGGCACTTGCAGGGCCTCCCCCTTACTGCTGCCTCTTCCATACCAGCAGGTGCCAGCAGTGGAGGACATTgacaaggagcagctgggtgACCCCTACGCCAGTGCAGAGTATGCCAAGGAGATCTTTGAATACATGCGGGAAAGAGAGGTGGGTGATGCCTGTCCAGGGGGTGACAGCCCTGGCCAGGGAAGGAGTGACTGCAGGCAGGGCCACTGACTGCCCAGAGGCTCTGACCACTGCACAGGGTGAGAAGGGGCTTGTTTGAAGGTGGAGATATTTGCCGTGTCCCTGACAGCTGGCTCTTTGGCAGGAAAAATTCATGCTTCCTGACTACATGGAGAAGCAGACAGACATCAGTGGGGACATGCGTGCTATCCTTGTGGACTGGATGGTGGAGGTGCAGGTGAGAGGGCACagctttctgcagagcagcccctgtgctgcctttgGCATGTGTGACCTCTGTGCTAGCAGAGGTTCCTGCAAGCATTCCCAGTGTGGAGCTGATCCTCCTCCTGTGTGGGCTAGGGATGAACATACATCCCTCCCTCTAAGCCTGGCCCATAGGTACCCCTGGCCTCTGTGAGGCCTGGAAGGGGCTGGCCAGGCCGAACTTCTGTCTGACACTCTGTTCTGACCCCCACTCTCATTCTTGAAGGAGAACTTTGAGCTGAACCATGAGACACTGTACCTGGCTGTGAAGCTAGTAGACCACTACCTGGTGGAGGTGGTGAGCATGagagagaagctgcagctcATCGGCTCCACTGCCATCCTCATTGCCTCCAAATTTGAGGTGACTCTTTGTGTGCTCTCCTGGGGTGCAGACTCAGAGGGGCTGTGCCTCTATGGTCCCTGGAGGGGGTTTAGGGAAGGCCAGGTTACTGCCCTGAGAGCTGCCAGGGTGGCATGTCTGTCATGTTCCTCCTTCCTGTCCCAAGGGCTGCAAATACAGTCATGATGGGCTGAAACCTgtgtcctggtgtccctggaAAGCCagcttctctctgctctgcataGACCATCAGGACACCCTAGTTTACTTAATGCAGGCATGGAGCTCAAGCCAAGGGCTGGAGGAGTATGGACATGACAAAAGTCCCACAGGGTGTTAACAGTCCTTGCTGAGTCCAGCAGCACGTGAACACTCACAGGGCCTGCGGGGTGGCGGTGGCTGGGATCTCCTGAGTGAGGCCAGGATGAGCTCCCATTGGGGTGCTGAGCAGTTGTGCCCCTACAGGAGCGGTGCCCACCATGTGTGGATGACTTCCTCTATATCTGTGATGATGCCTACAAGCGAGAGGAGCTTATTGCTATGGAGATGAGCATCCTCAGCACCCTCAAGTTCGACATCAACATTCCCATCCCCTACCGCTTCCTGCGGCGCTTTGCCAAGGTGAGTGCATTCAGAGGGTgggctgggtgtccccaggcacCCCTTCTGTTGGCTGCAGGGGACAGTGACTCACATCACTGGGGCTTCAggctcccagctggcagcaagGAAACTTCGTCCAGGTCCCCTCAAAAGGGTTCAGGGTGTGAGGATGGTGGTCTGTGACAGGCTGGGTGTGTGTAATCCCTGACCTGTGCCCCAAAGGCTGTATTCTAGGTCCTAGaaaggctgggaaggggagcagcATTGCTCAAAAGGCtgagcctttccctgccctccGGCTGCAGTGTGCCCGTGCCACCATGGAGACACTGACGCTGGCCCGCTTCCTCTGCGAGATGACCCTGCAGGAGTACGACTATGCCCGCGAGAGCCCCTCCaagctggctgccagctgcctgctgctggcccttACCATGAAGAACCTCGGGGGCTGGGTGAGTACTGTCCCTGCCGAGGCACCCTGGGAGGCACTGCAATGGAAAGTGAGTGGGGTGATGCACTAGGGCTGTGGTCAGATCTGGATGCTGATCAGGGATGATGATGACTGTCCTGTCATTGAGGACACAGCTtagcccctgctgtccccttgCAGACCCCTACACTGCAGTACTACAGTGGGTACAGTGCCCAGGACCTGCACCCCCTGGTGAAGAGGCTGAATTTCCTGCTCACATACCAGCCCCGTGACAAGCTGAATGCTGTGCGCAGCAAGTACTCACATAGGTGAGAGTCATGGGGCTCTGTCTcaggcctgtccctgctgcagggagtggCACCACCGGCGTGCACCCTGGGCCTCTGCAGGGATCTGGGAGCACTGGTGGATGGgtgtgggctgtgctggagctctaAGCCAATGTGTTCCTTCCAGGGTCTTCTTTGAGGTTGCCAAAGTCACCCCCATGGACATGCTCAAGCTCGAGGAGACACTCACTAGCTCCTAGCCCTACTCTGTGAATAAGCCTGTAAATAATGGGGTACCCTCAAGCAGGGTGGTACCATGTACATAAGTAATAGTAATTTTAACTGAGGAAGAGgcgggggggggaaaaaagtcatgTGTAGCTGTtaataaaatgtgtttgttgTACATGCTGGCACTGGAGCCCCAGCAATGTAACTTCCATGTGTTGTGATGAGACAGAGGGTGAGAGCATGGCAACTGGTGGGGAGCAGGAAGCTCGGGGGGAAGGCTGGAAAGGTATTCTCAATTCCCTCCTCCCCACCTTCCCCTTAGTAATGACACTATGCAAGCAGCAGCAATCAGTATCTTCTCTCCAAATATTTACACAGCATAAATACCCACATGGGGAAGGGGAAACTTTGCTTTGGCTCCAGCTTGAGCACACAGAGGGTTGCCCCAGGTGACCATCTGACCCTGACGGGGTGGGACTGGTGGTCAGACCACACACCTATCAGGGTAGACCTCTGCTTCAGTGTctccagccccacaggctgggggagaaGCAGTGGCTCCAGGGTCACTCGGGACAGAGTGGTAAAGCGAGGCAAGCGGGGAGGCTCCATACATATGGGGCAAGGGCAGGGACCTGTTCCCCTACCCAACCCCTGTTCCCTGGGggcagcacccacccagcacctggactgggctgctgccctgctgtcagCCTAAGGCAGGTTGCTGAGTTCCTTAATGGCCTGAAGGATCCTCTTCATATGGCCCACTTTGGTGATCCCCAGGtcctgcaggaaaaagaaagaggaggtgATGCATTTGCAGGGGGCAGCTCTTGGCCCTTGCTGGTAGACAAGCCACAGGGTGTAGGATGAGGCACAGTCCAGCTCCCCATGCTCTCCCTTGCTAGAGCATAGTGCTTGCTTGAAGCCCACTGTCCTCTTGAAAGCACATCCCCATGCCTGAATGCAGCTGAGGGTCGGGTGCTGCTGATACAGCGGGAGGACCAAGGCCACCCTCCTCCCCTGCTTCCCTCCCCTGTGCAGAAGCTGCACAAGCTCAACTCTGCAGATCAGATGCAGGGCCAACCTGCCACCAGGAAGGATAGGgagaggagggatggaggacaccatgctccccagggctgggagtcCCTCAGGAGGCACAAGGGGGTTGTACCTTAAGGTCTCTCCTCTCCAGCAGAATCAACTCTGAACCCTGGATGTCATGCCGAACAAAAATGTCTCTGTATTCCCCTAAACCAAGCGTTTCCAGCCAAGCTGCCACCTCCTCGGAGCCCCACTTGTCTGCTAGCAGGGAGGAAAACCACAGTGGTGGGCTGCTGGGGCCTGTGGAGgcagtgggacacagcagcGCAGGCAGCAGTGATGGCAGCCTGTGGTCAGCAGACAGCATACCCCCTCCCACCCCTGActccagcagggccagaggCCACAGCCTGCTCGGGCTGCAGAGGTCTCTCCTCTCCTTGGCTTACTTATGGAGCACCTGAGCTGCTCCCCCACAACCAGACCCCCAGCTGTGGACAAGGGACTTACCCAAAGGTCTGAGCTGTACCAGAGCCCCCTTCTCCCCCTAGCCAAGGAATTATGGGGTTGGGGTGCTCTGCATGTCTGATAATCAGAAAAAGCTTTAAGCGGCTCTTGGTGACAAGGGTGCCACTCCCAAGCAGCCCCGTTCCCCTTTCCTGAGGATTCTTCCCCAGCATTCCCGGAATAGGAGATTGAGGGATAGGACAGCACAGGGGGGTCCTTTCTAGCATGGACTGCACCACCTGTCTCTCCCTGGCACACTGCTCACTTTACCTGGGAGTGCACTGTTGGctttctgcttctgcagcttgtccttctccttcctggGCTTGGGGATGTTGAGGCGAAGCTTAAAGCTTCCCTTGCTGGCACCTTCCTGTGAGAAGCCAGGCTTGGTGGGATGCTACAGCTCcctgaggctgggctgtgccagaccCCGGTCCCTGTGCACCCACCTCCTCGGCAGGGTGGGCAATAGGGCCCAGCCAGTGGATATCCAGCAGccgctgcagctcctggcccagcaCACTCAGAGGGCCCTGAAGGGCCTCCTCCTCCTGCGGTGAGTCCAGCTGTGGGGGACAGGGCCCATACccaaccctgctgccacccccagAGGTAGCAGCCTTGAGGGGCTTTGGGTGCTCTCCAGTCCCTCACTCACCGCCTTCCCATCCAGGAATGCCCTGGTCTCAGCCCACAGCTCTTTgatgctcagcaccatctccaCAGCCATATTCCTGCTGAGAAACTGGGGCACAGAGGGGGTAACCCCTTGAGCAGCAGGCCCCCATGGGGCCTGGGTAAAGGCTGCCTTACACTCCCAGTCCCCACTCACCTCTGAAGTGCCAGCAGCTTTGTGGGAGAGGGCTTCACTCAGTGCCAGGGAGCTGGCATTGACTGCATGcgccagctcctgctccatggCTTTGTGAGCCTTGGCTGCCTCATGGAtcctgtgggtgacaggggctggagctgccagggctcccctgggctgggcacagcatgGCGACAGCACAgttccctcctccctgtgcccactATATTCCCCTTCCCACAGTCTGACCTGGCAATGAGGGTCTCAGCAACCCGTGAGACCTGCTGCAAGAGGCTGCTCTCCTCCTCGGTCAGGTACTCCATGgactgctgggagctgagccgTGGCCGTGTGGCTGCTCGGTAGCTCTCCCCTTTCTGCTTGTCCTCCCAAGACTTGAGGGTGCTTTCAAATGCCTGCGGGGGACAGACATGGCCCCTCTGAGACTGTCATACCTCCCCATGTCCCTTAGCATGGTTTTGCTGAGCTCCTCAATCTCACCCGGTCCCTTGTCAGCATCTGGGCTCTGTTCTTGTGCTGGATTTTGATGATGCCAGGTGGCTGGATCCAGGCCTCTCCATCCACCTGCACAGGTACGCCCTCGTCGCCCCGGATGGTGATCTTCACCACGCGGCACTGTGGGGCACACAGCCCAGGGGTGGCATCAATAgctgccaggctgagcagagccacaCTGCTTCAGGCTCCACTGCTGCCCCAACAGTGTTCAGGCATTAGTTGTGGCCCTGCAGGGTACCTCACCACTACCTGTGCAATGCGATGGTGCTGGAGGTTGATGACCCGTGACACGGCCATCTGGATGCTGCCAAAGACTGCCACCACCTCCAGCTTCTTGTCATCAAAGGATGGAGCCCCAAAGTTCTGTAGAGGATCACTACACATGAAGACATCCATTTTCCCCCGTGTGTGCccaaggcagggacaccctAGCCCTGGGGTATCTTAGGACTGGGGAAAGGACATCACGCCACCCAACTCATCTCATGGTACTAACACTCACATTATCCTCCTTGGTGCCTCCCCAGAAGTTGATGCCCCCAGCATAGCTGGGGATGTTGAGGACAGCAAtgccctgcaggctgggcagtgaGATAGGCACCCCGTCACACTGCAAGAGAGGGCTAAGCCTGGGGATCTGCTGTAATGCTGCCCCTCCcaccctttccctgctctcccagccctttaCCTCCAGCTGTACCCGCTGCTCCAGGTTCTTGTAGGTgcgctgcaggagctccttcgTGCCCAGCACCCCATACCACATCATGTTCTTGGTGCGGCTGCTGTGGGGCAAAATGGAACAGATGAGGGGCTGTGGGCTCCCCACTGCCTGTCACAAGCTCCACACCCTTCCTGGGGCACTGTGCTGAACAGTCCCGGATGGCTGGCCCCACCTTAGTTTCCTCAATTCTTGCTACCTCCCAGAAAAGCCAAAGGTGCAGCATGTTGCACCCAGATTTCGACCCTTCCACGCCAGCATGGCAATGtccctctctccagctgcagagcaagtAAATCCCACCGAGTCCTCAGGTCTTCACCCTTTCTGAGGTGTTTGCAGCCTGCCACCAAGGGGTGCTCATCCCAGCAATGGATGCAGGTACAAaatctgctgcaggaaggatcTCCAACACAGTAGGCCTGAGTCACCCCCATGGCTCCCAGCAACTTGATGGCACTGGAAAGCCAGGGGTACATGTTTTTTCCTGGGGGAAATCTAGGGGTTCCAGCCAACCTGCACTTCTTGGGGTGCTCATCACGTTTGTTGTTGAACTCCAGGGAGATCTTTGCATCCAGGCCAATGCCAAAGTAGTTATTCATGACACATTTCTCCAAGAAGTGTCTGAAATCAGCAAGAGGGAAAGCAGGttgagcagcagccacacatcGGTGACTCTGGGCTGGCACCAGAGGATGTGCTGTAACACCCACTGGAGCAGAGTGGCTGGCACTGGAAAGCCAGAACAAAACTAGCAGGGATGACTGCTAGTTTCCCTCAGTCAtcatggcacagccaggaccTGCCTGCAGGTGGGAACACCAAGCTCAAAGCATCAGCCAGAGATCCCACACCATCCACAGGCAGGATCCCCCAGCATGGGCACTGCTTGGCCAAGGAGGGCCTGGTACCAGGGATGCCACACTGGTGAGCAGCAGTCTCCTCAAAGGGGCAGCATGGtaccagctctgctcctgggcagcaAGAGTGGGCCAGGGTCTCCGGGGTAGGCAGAACACCTGACTCACAGGGTGCTGGGGTCTTCAGGGAACTGCAAGCTGCCAAAGGTGTCTGGCCGCTCCAGGAGGATGGAGGAAGATGCAGAGGTCACCGTCACCCGCCGGGAGCCTGGCCAGGGTGACAGGGAGGTAGCTGCCACATGGGTTCTCACCCTGAGCCCATCCCACAGCTCACCCCCATGCCCCCACAAAATGCCACATGCCCTGCTGGGATCTTACtgagcttctcctcctccttgttGAACTCCTCCGAGCTGTCCTTGCTAGGGCCCACACTGCCCTGGTAGGCTTGGGTCTGCTTGTTCTGCTCATCCACAGCTGGATACAAAGAGGGGCATGACAGGGAGTCTGTGCAGCCCTGTAGCCCCTCCTCGTGTCAGGCCTGTGGGCTCGAAGGGCCCAGGGTGGGGCCACTGCTGCCATCCCAAGGATCCCAGGGGAGAACAAAGACATGGGTCCAGCACCAACCCAGTGTGGCttcacagcccctgccaggttgctgcagcagcagggaagctgCCAGGTCCCACCACTCCCTCACCTCTCTCTGTCTGCTCAATGATTTGCCGCAGGGCTTTCTTCAGGCTGTTTGCCCGCAGCATGAGCTGCTCCTTGGATTTGAAGATGCGAGGCTGGGGGTTGGGATTGAAGCTGCCAGCTTTCTCCTGGTCCTTGACATCAGCGTGGGTGGCCTGTGCCATTTCTTCAGGGACCATGATGGCCTGAGCTTCCTcattcagctcccgcaccaaTGAGTCCAGCTTTTCATTCAGCATGGCGCACTGTGGGACACTCACCCCACTCAGTACCTGCCACAAGCTGCTGCCCCCCACCAGTGCTGGGTGCTTCCCTGGGCACTATGAGTGCCTGGATTACCCCCAAGCACCTGGACACCCCATGCCTGGGCACCCCAAGCATGGCACACCCCAATACATGCTCAACGAGCATAGGCCTGCGGAGCAGCCCATCCCCTGttcacaggctgtgccaccagctTGACCCAACCCTCCAGCTCCCCTGCAACACACCTTCCGTGCCATCAGCTCAGCCTCCTGCTTGTTCTCCGTCGCCCTCTTGTAAGCCCGCCCAACTTCAGTCACAAAGTCATTGACAGTGCCACAGAGGAACCTGCCAAGGGAAGTGGCTGGAGGTCAAGAggggcacagcatggccagtgAGGCACAGATGCCAGCCAGGGCGCCTGCTGGGGTAAcacctgctgctccagaaggccagcacagccagcattatctgccaggcaccagcacagccgGCAGCTTCTGGAGGCCAGTTGAGACAGCCTGGCCGAGGGGGGTGCAGTGGTCCTGAGGACAGGACCCAGCCCAGCAAAAGGGGCTCCTGGCACCCCCATCAACAGCCCCCTCCTTACTTTGCAGAGGAGATCACCACTGAGTGCTTGTCTGACTCCAGGATCTTGGCCAGGTGGAAGGCAACAGAGTCCGCGTAATGGGAGATCTGGACCTGGGGGACACAGGTGGAGACAGCTGGACACCTGCCACCTTGCCATGTGCCCCGCTCAGGGATGGAGCTTTGCCCAGCCAGCCTTGAACTGTGGATGATCAGCCCTTATTCAGCCCACTCCccaccactgctgctgggcagaggcAAGGTCAGTCACATCAGGAGGGAAACTGGGGCAAGGGGCTGAACAGGAGCACACAGAAGAGTCCAAAGCAGCTGTCCAGAGGCAGGCTAGCTCTACCTCGCCTTCTGCCTGCTCCCAACTGCATATGCCAGGCTGAGACCTGCCAGGCTCATTTCACTGCATGCAGCTAACTCCAGCCCCCTCAGAGCCCCAgtccccagggacccccagaaTAACCTCTTCCTGTGCCACGcctccctgtgtgtccctgaaTTGGGTTGAACAGGAACTTGCCCTCCAGCCTGCCCTCCCCATCTCAAGCCCCCAAATGCCAACAGTTCCCACCTGGATGTCGGAGtccccattttcctcctctttcaaTGCTGAGGGGGACTGCTTGGGGGCCTCATAGGTAAGCACACTCCACCTGCCAAACAGAGACCATGGCTGCTTGTCATCTCCTGGGCCCctagcacagggacaggcaagGAACTGGGACAGGCTTCCCAAGAGATGCTAGGGTAGGAGGGACAAAGAGGCATGTATTCCATGCCCTGCTCACCGGTCCAGCATCTTGGTGGTGGCCCtttccagcttctccaggatctgcagcagctgagtgtCATCGTCACATAGGCTGCCCCAACCCAAGACCCGTGCAAGGTCATTACCAGTCCCCAGCGGCAGGACACCCAGCTGACACTGCAGGAGAGAGGCAGAGTGggggggctcagagcagcccccaggggCACCTGTGACACCCCCAACTCTGCTGTGCCCATTGCTTGGCAGCACCTGGGGAACACAGAGTGTCCCAGTGGTGGGGATGGTGCCAACCTGCACTAGTAATGCCCGGCACTCCCAACTCACCTGCTTGTGGAGGCCAAGGGCATCGATCTCAGAGAGCACCCAACCCACGCTGCCATCCCCACCACACACCAGGATTCTGAAGGTGGAGAACTTCTGGAAGAGGCGCAGCCTGGTTGGCGAGCAAGGAGAGAGGGAATaggtgctgtgccagctgcccacTGGGATCCCAGCAAGGCAATTCCAGGGTGCTCAGGCTGGTGCTTACCCCAGGTGTGGGCCCCCATTCATGAGGTCAAAGACTTGGGCTGGGTTGAGGAACTGCTTGAACTTGCGCAGAAACTTGACACCTTGGTTGTCCCCACTCTTGGAGTTGACAAAGGCCAggagagggctggagcaggtcGAGGGGCAGGTGGCTTTCCAGAAACCTGCAGTAAGCCCAAACACGAGCCCCAGCTCTCACTGCCCACACACACTTCAGGAGAGCAGAGTATGAACACTCCATCTGTGCCAAGCCCAATCTgtggggtgctggggcaggaggggcagtgATGGGGATGCCCGGGGGatggtgaggggcagagggaagaggaagcactatgcttttaaagaaatgagATGGGGAAAGAAATGTGCCCAAGGCAGAGCAGGATTGACAGCTGGCCCAGAGCCCGCACCTGCCTCAGGCACATCTTGGCTATCCCAGTTCCCTGGCTGGTGTCTGCAGGCTTCTTCCCTTGGCAGACCAAGcaatgctgcagcagggaccaTATCAGCCATCATGCCACTGGCACCAGCCCCACAGCTATTGCCCTTAGAGCCCCATGGGCTGCCACCAGGAGCACCCCCACCACAGCAGGAGCATGGAGGTaacatccccacagccccccccTTCCTGCCTGGCCATTGCTCCATCTccactcccagcccagctgagcgCAGCAGAACACAAagcactgagagctgctgagTCAGAGCGTGGGCTGCAGTGGAAAAgcttgctgccagcagcactcatatgctgcagcaggacagcatGGCAGGACGAGGGGGGACTGAGGCCTTGCTAAGCTGTTCCCAGTCTGGTGGGCAACAGCCACAGCCACggatggctgtgctgctggagagggacagggcagagatgctgccagggatcagccaccagcagccgaggctctggagctgaggagcagccGCGTGATGGTTACCCTGACAGCATCCCAATTAGTAACAAGGCAAATGAGCCACCGGCTGAGCTGAGTGGTGAAAAGCAGTaaagaatgaagaaagaaatatcCGGAGGAGAAGAACAGATTTTACTCAGCGGAGGCCAGCTGGGCCCCTCAAGAGAAGGAGACAGCTGGGGCGGTCCCCCCACGCTCCACATGGCttctccctgcagtgtcccGTGCCAGGGCAaagctgtgctctgcactgccaaaaaagcagctgagcttcAGACACTGAGAAATAACCCAAGCAAGAGCTTTATCCTGCCTTGAGAGATGCTGAACCATTGAGGTGCAACAGAGGACAGCCCACCTCAGGGGTACAGGGTCGGCACTGCTGATCCCAGCACAGAGGCACCATGTCCTCAGCCACTGCAAGTGGTgacctggcaggagcagctAAAGCCACATGCAGGCAAGAAATGCCACCCCAAAGCCCACAGAACACCACCAAGCCCTGAAACAGAGTGCAAGGCAACAAACAGCCTTCAACTAAGGGAAGGGCGTTGACTCTGGAGCCTACTGAAGGTAGCGTTCCTGCTGCCCCACAAAACAGGCACAGTGCAACAAGTCAAAGCCTCCAGAAGACCtcagaaagcacagagccctATCCCAAACAGCCTGTCCCCCccaccagagcagccctgtgccctccccaaCTCACCATCAGAATCGATGCTGTTCAAGGCAGTTGGCGGGATGATGGACACTTTGTACTGGCCCAGGGGGCACCTCTTGCCAAGGAGCTCCTTGCAGGCACTGTGAACCTGGGAACGCAGGAATGCCTGtatcagcagagcagggggacGCAGCACCAAAGTCTCAGCATCGGCTTTCCCAGAGATGCACACAGGAGGGGCAgtgctgtctgtgctgggagaggggtGAGGACAGGGTGTGTGGGTATATCCTTACAATGGCCTTGCACCAGAGACAGCGCCAGTCCTGCAGTCTCCGCACGCTACCACAGGTGCGGTCACAGACAGCACAGCGTGCACTGACAGGCAAGTTCCCCTCCAGCCACTGATGGGGCATGGCCAcctgcagagaaaagcagctacCAATAGCATCCTTCACACTTCAGGGAAAGATCATAGGCAACCTCTTTCCACAAGCACCATGGAGGTAGTGCCATTTAGCAGGGCAAGCTGGGTCTGGGACCCCTCCCATGTCCTCTCACCCCTGCCCACCTGGCTGCTTGAAGCCATCAGCATGTTAGGCAGGGCAGACATATCCCCAGAAAATGTCTGGAGGTGACCCCCCTTGGACAGCAAAAAGGGATCCTGATACAGGGTTCCAGAGGAGGTGTCCCCAAGCTACGCCCCTGCAGAGCCAAGCCCAGAGGCCGTACAGTGCAGGGGACAGCTACAGTTTCTTCCTGCTTCCTGATTTGGGCACAGCAAGGCTAGTTCTGATGGAGGATCTGTCCTGCCAGGATGCCTGACAGGGACTCCCCTGCTTaccccatcctcatcctcgaTGATTTCAATGCCGATGGAGGCCAGAGTTGTCCACTTGCAGTTGTTTGTGGCTCTCACGGCACAGCGCTTATGTGCCTTGAACTTGCAGACTGCATGGGGaggagcagtgaggagcagggaaggtcCCCACAGCATGCACATCCCTGGTCCCAAACCTCTCTGCATCTGGGCAGTGGGCATCACCCTGCACCACTCCTGCTCTGACCCAGCCTTGagaggctgccctgccctgatgCCAACCCCTCCCCACGTCCCAGCAGGATGCCAGTGCTGACCTTCGCAGGAGAGGCCATGGGAGGTGACCCCTGGAAGAGCTTCACGGCACACGTTGCAGAAGGTGGGGCGGGCGTGAGAGCAGGCGTACCAGTTGTGCATGCCCGAGAAGTGCTCCATGTTGAACTGTGTGGCCTGgagacacagccctgccccatcAGTGCCTGGCACCCTCAGCCGGCACTCCCTCTCTCCCGGCCTCCTGAGTCCCCCCAGCTCAACTCCTCTCCTCCTTGTGGGGCTATGGCAAGGCCAACAGCTCTTTACTGGCAATCAAAGGCACACAGAGGGAAACACACTCCACACAGAAATACAGATCCATTCAGCACCCTGCCCACATCACCTCATGTATCTCCCACTTCTGGACAGATTT from Ammospiza nelsoni isolate bAmmNel1 chromosome 15, bAmmNel1.pri, whole genome shotgun sequence encodes:
- the CCNB3 gene encoding G2/mitotic-specific cyclin-B3 isoform X2; this encodes MACSQRPRERMPLPRNAKVLSTKQSRAGKAGPAAENVNPEKEESCHAKRSSSSPQGGPKKRSAFGDITNARKNQVVAGKKESAKVAPPKAQKAHNTLGVAKNNEINLKKSTKKTPPTAPAEPKVDPVPEKPVSVQEPKPPEQRVPAVEDIDKEQLGDPYASAEYAKEIFEYMREREEKFMLPDYMEKQTDISGDMRAILVDWMVEVQENFELNHETLYLAVKLVDHYLVEVVSMREKLQLIGSTAILIASKFEERCPPCVDDFLYICDDAYKREELIAMEMSILSTLKFDINIPIPYRFLRRFAKCARATMETLTLARFLCEMTLQEYDYARESPSKLAASCLLLALTMKNLGGWTPTLQYYSGYSAQDLHPLVKRLNFLLTYQPRDKLNAVRSKYSHRVFFEVAKVTPMDMLKLEETLTSS
- the CCNB3 gene encoding G2/mitotic-specific cyclin-B3 isoform X1, which gives rise to MACSQRPRERMPLPRNAKVLSTKQSRAGKAGPAAENVNPEKEESCHAKRSSSSPQGGPKKRSAFGDITNARKNQVVAGKKESAKVAPPKAQKAHNTLGVAKNNEINLKKSTKKTPPTAPAEPKVDPVPEKPVSVQEPKPPEQRQVPAVEDIDKEQLGDPYASAEYAKEIFEYMREREEKFMLPDYMEKQTDISGDMRAILVDWMVEVQENFELNHETLYLAVKLVDHYLVEVVSMREKLQLIGSTAILIASKFEERCPPCVDDFLYICDDAYKREELIAMEMSILSTLKFDINIPIPYRFLRRFAKCARATMETLTLARFLCEMTLQEYDYARESPSKLAASCLLLALTMKNLGGWTPTLQYYSGYSAQDLHPLVKRLNFLLTYQPRDKLNAVRSKYSHRVFFEVAKVTPMDMLKLEETLTSS